One genomic window of Cannabis sativa cultivar Pink pepper isolate KNU-18-1 chromosome 2, ASM2916894v1, whole genome shotgun sequence includes the following:
- the LOC133034311 gene encoding uncharacterized protein LOC133034311: protein MTMNNPMVSLLTDNELNRANFIKWRENINIALIGENSLFVLTEEALEQPEIMNQLTELFGMASIQACFEATKNFINARMKPHQSVRDHLLKMTSYFQEAENHGAVIDQTTQTFGNWIGGPQKGGTKAPSSSTTNGTAKVEANIASTSM from the exons ATGACTATGAACAATCCCATggtgtcactgttgactgaCAACGAGCTCAATCGAGCTAACTTTAtcaaatggagagagaacattaatattgctctcattggTGAAAATTCCCTGTTTGTGCTGACTGAAGAGGCTCTTGAGCAGCCAG aaatcatgaaccAGTTAACTGAACTGTTTGGGATGGCGTCAATTCAAGCTTGCTTTGAGGCAACCAAGAatttcatcaatgcacggatgaaaCCTCATCAGAGCGTGCGTGATCACCTACTCAAGATGACTAGTTACTTCCAAGAGGCTGAGAATCATGGAGCTGTTAtagatcagacaactcaa ACATTTGGAAATTGGATTGGAGGACCACAGAAAGGAGGAACTAAAGCTCCTAGTTCTAGCACTACTAATGGTACAGCCAAGGTTGAGGCAAACATTGCCTCTACTtcaatgtaa